In one window of Leptospira sp. GIMC2001 DNA:
- a CDS encoding VOC family protein: MQRITPFLWFNQDAEEAVNFYTKLFSNSKIGKKSYYGKEGFEHHRMPEGTLMIAEFELDGLRYTSINGGPRFQFNPSISFMVICETIEEIDELWKKLSENGSIMMPIDKYEWSDRYGWLSDRYGLSWQLFLGKVEDVGQKITPSFLFTGSVHGKAEEAINYFTKIFSNSKIDGIWRYAAGGQDPEGSIQHAQIQLDGSKFNFSESVLEYDFGFNESISFVVNCKSQEEIDYYWEELSKGGNPKAQQCGWLKDKFGISWQVVPTILSDMMSKGNSEQVQRVSSAFLQMKKFEIEALQKAFDGE; the protein is encoded by the coding sequence ATGCAAAGAATAACACCTTTTTTATGGTTCAATCAAGATGCCGAAGAGGCAGTGAATTTTTATACAAAACTATTCTCCAATTCCAAAATTGGTAAAAAATCTTACTATGGCAAAGAAGGTTTTGAACACCATCGTATGCCTGAGGGAACTCTGATGATTGCCGAATTTGAATTAGATGGATTGCGATATACATCAATCAATGGTGGACCGCGATTTCAATTCAATCCCAGTATTTCATTTATGGTGATATGCGAGACAATTGAAGAAATTGATGAACTTTGGAAAAAACTTTCCGAGAATGGATCCATAATGATGCCAATCGATAAATATGAATGGAGTGATCGCTATGGTTGGCTGTCTGATCGTTATGGACTTTCTTGGCAGCTATTCTTGGGCAAAGTGGAAGACGTAGGTCAGAAGATTACACCGAGTTTTTTATTTACCGGTTCTGTTCATGGAAAAGCAGAAGAAGCAATAAATTATTTCACGAAAATATTTTCTAATTCCAAAATTGATGGAATATGGCGTTATGCGGCAGGTGGACAAGATCCAGAAGGAAGTATCCAACATGCACAGATTCAATTGGATGGAAGTAAGTTCAATTTTTCAGAGAGTGTTCTCGAATATGATTTTGGATTCAATGAGTCTATATCGTTCGTTGTCAACTGCAAAAGTCAAGAAGAGATTGACTACTATTGGGAGGAGCTCTCTAAAGGCGGTAATCCTAAAGCCCAGCAGTGTGGTTGGCTAAAGGATAAGTTCGGAATATCTTGGCAAGTTGTTCCCACAATCCTTTCTGATATGATGTCAAAAGGTAATAGCGAGCAGGTGCAAAGAGTCTCTTCAGCCTTCTTACAGATGAAAAAATTTGAGATTGAAGCTTTACAGAAAGCTTTCGATGGCGAATAA
- a CDS encoding FtsW/RodA/SpoVE family cell cycle protein, protein MMADRNSEKLDYFLIFSVIFVVCCGVLTLYTQEANISDGPGRWYKQMIYGIIGLAFMYLMARINYQLIGSYAVFIYLAALILLIATLIPGIGYLPEGRGARSWIRLGPVGMQTSEFAKLATVILLGQYLVLREKDMKKLSTLIIPFVIVLIPMFFILLQPDFGTAVSFLPILFAMLFLGGADILHIGSLLALGGISLGIPMYIEYSKLTLLPDVLEFLRKEQKTDLLSLVSQAKGKIWPILEGRTLGIGTEKTGLEDPRILQSLREIVETVINEQGSIMFQILYNQKILIGAGVILILISAIMIFVNIARGLKKIRTYYIPIGILGISILSSVVVYKTIPFRENQVVRLTAFLNPDKFKQGAGYQLRASKPAVGSGKFFGKGIMKGEMTEGRFPHVPESGTDFIFASWAEQTGFFGSVILLFFLMSIPLRGLQVSFESKDRFGSLLASGIVALIFFHLAINVGIVIGLLPVTGVPLSFMSYGGSHMIMSMMAVGIILSVKLRKFAN, encoded by the coding sequence ATAATGGCTGATCGTAATAGTGAGAAATTGGATTATTTTTTGATATTTTCCGTTATATTTGTAGTTTGTTGTGGTGTATTAACCCTTTATACTCAAGAAGCAAATATAAGTGACGGACCAGGTCGCTGGTATAAGCAGATGATTTATGGAATCATTGGACTTGCTTTCATGTATCTAATGGCAAGGATCAATTACCAATTGATCGGAAGTTATGCTGTTTTTATTTATCTGGCTGCTCTGATACTTCTCATAGCTACGTTAATTCCTGGGATTGGTTATCTACCAGAAGGACGAGGCGCTAGATCATGGATTAGACTCGGTCCAGTTGGTATGCAAACATCAGAATTTGCCAAGCTAGCGACTGTTATATTATTAGGGCAATACCTTGTGCTCCGAGAAAAGGATATGAAAAAGCTATCAACTTTGATTATACCTTTTGTTATCGTATTGATTCCAATGTTTTTCATTCTATTGCAGCCAGACTTTGGAACTGCAGTATCTTTTCTTCCCATTCTATTTGCTATGCTATTTCTTGGTGGCGCGGATATTTTGCATATTGGTTCCTTGCTTGCGTTAGGTGGAATATCTCTTGGAATTCCTATGTATATTGAATATAGCAAGCTCACACTTCTCCCAGATGTATTGGAATTCTTACGTAAAGAACAAAAAACTGATCTACTCTCGCTTGTATCTCAAGCAAAAGGTAAAATATGGCCTATTCTGGAAGGACGTACTTTAGGAATAGGAACTGAGAAAACTGGACTTGAAGATCCGAGAATCTTACAATCCCTTCGTGAAATTGTAGAAACTGTAATCAACGAACAAGGCTCTATCATGTTTCAGATTCTATACAATCAGAAAATACTCATTGGCGCTGGGGTGATTTTGATTTTGATTTCTGCAATTATGATTTTTGTAAACATTGCAAGGGGTCTCAAGAAAATTCGTACTTATTACATTCCGATCGGAATTTTGGGTATATCTATTCTGAGTTCAGTTGTAGTTTATAAAACCATTCCGTTTCGAGAAAACCAAGTTGTCCGCCTAACAGCATTTTTGAATCCAGATAAATTCAAACAAGGTGCTGGCTATCAATTGAGAGCCTCCAAGCCCGCAGTTGGATCCGGTAAATTCTTCGGAAAAGGTATAATGAAAGGCGAGATGACTGAGGGAAGATTTCCCCATGTTCCCGAATCAGGAACAGATTTTATATTTGCTTCTTGGGCAGAACAGACGGGATTTTTTGGATCTGTAATTCTATTGTTTTTTCTCATGTCTATTCCTTTGCGGGGACTACAGGTAAGCTTCGAAAGTAAAGATAGATTTGGTTCCCTATTAGCATCGGGAATTGTTGCATTAATATTTTTCCATCTAGCAATCAATGTCGGAATTGTAATTGGTTTATTGCCTGTAACGGGTGTTCCACTATCATTTATGAGTTATGGTGGAAGTCATATGATCATGTCAATGATGGCTGTTGGAATTATTCTTTCTGTCAAGTTAAGGAAATTCGCAAACTGA
- a CDS encoding type II toxin-antitoxin system HipA family toxin codes for MKISKKHINQPDEAFVWIWLEDSLEPVVAGRLESHNGSYIFNYGKSYLELSLTDKKYIPIYLPELPLSRGEISLQPGLHMPGCIRDASPDAWGRRVLLNRKFGSKAKSYDTVMIDELTYLLESGSDRIGCLDFQSSPTHYIPRFSVSQDLEEIIESVKRVEDGLPLSQELDLALFHGTSIGGARPKALIEWNERKLIAKFSSASDIYSVVKSEFIAMKLAEISGIKVAKVYLQKILNKDVLLIERFDRYKVGLGWARKSLVSALTLFGLDEMMARYTSYEQLAEIIRFRFIKPKATLEELFKRLILNVLVGNTDDHARNHAAFWDGKQLELTPAYDICPQPRSGNEVSQAMLIHKNNRESKLSTCLKAAPQFLLSTQKAKDLIQTIKSSIEKNWNDVCDEAELSKIDRNIFWKRQFLNPYSNDV; via the coding sequence ATGAAGATTTCTAAAAAACATATAAATCAACCGGATGAAGCTTTTGTTTGGATATGGCTAGAAGATTCTTTAGAACCTGTTGTTGCCGGAAGACTAGAATCACATAACGGTAGTTATATATTTAATTATGGAAAAAGCTATCTTGAACTTAGTTTAACAGATAAAAAGTATATCCCTATTTATCTTCCTGAGCTTCCTTTGTCGAGAGGAGAAATATCTTTACAACCTGGACTGCATATGCCTGGCTGCATTCGAGATGCATCACCAGATGCCTGGGGTCGAAGAGTGCTGCTAAATAGAAAATTTGGATCCAAGGCAAAATCTTATGATACGGTCATGATAGACGAACTGACTTATTTATTAGAATCAGGATCTGATCGGATTGGTTGTTTGGATTTTCAATCATCACCAACTCATTATATTCCAAGATTCAGTGTAAGCCAAGACCTAGAAGAAATAATAGAATCTGTAAAACGAGTTGAGGACGGACTTCCTCTTTCGCAAGAATTAGATCTAGCATTATTTCATGGCACCTCAATTGGAGGAGCAAGGCCAAAAGCCTTGATCGAATGGAATGAACGCAAATTAATAGCTAAATTTTCTTCAGCAAGTGATATTTATAGTGTTGTAAAGTCAGAATTTATTGCTATGAAACTGGCTGAAATTTCTGGCATCAAGGTAGCCAAAGTATACCTTCAAAAAATTCTAAATAAAGATGTTCTATTGATTGAAAGATTTGATAGATACAAAGTAGGGTTAGGGTGGGCTCGCAAATCATTAGTCTCTGCACTTACTTTATTTGGCTTAGATGAAATGATGGCTCGATATACTAGCTATGAACAATTAGCCGAAATCATTAGATTTAGATTTATAAAACCTAAAGCAACACTAGAAGAATTATTTAAGAGATTAATTCTAAATGTTCTTGTAGGAAATACAGATGATCATGCCCGAAACCATGCCGCTTTTTGGGACGGAAAACAATTGGAACTTACTCCAGCCTATGACATCTGCCCGCAACCTCGATCTGGTAATGAAGTCTCACAGGCAATGTTAATTCATAAAAATAATCGAGAAAGTAAACTCAGTACATGCTTGAAAGCTGCTCCGCAATTTCTCTTGTCTACTCAAAAAGCAAAAGACCTTATACAAACGATAAAATCATCAATCGAAAAAAATTGGAATGATGTATGCGACGAAGCAGAATTGTCAAAAATTGACCGAAATATTTTCTGGAAACGACAATTTTTAAATCCATACTCGAATGATGTTTAA
- a CDS encoding M3 family metallopeptidase: protein MSFPEFRSDNLDNKKINFLDKVKSNKDELERLLALDQIDYENFLVPYQKMNHDLDVIFTEISHLNSVKNSKETQAIYTELLPIISDYYTTLSQDKRILAAYESALTKNVSKLNQARLKVLNDGIRDFKLSGVDLPSEQKDRLKAINIRLSECSNQFSQNILDATNSYEKIITDPKDVEGIPESDLRAATVSDNQYKFTLQIPSYMAYMTYGPNRSIREELYRAYTTRAPQNGALIEEILQLKKELASLLGFSDYSEYSLAVKMADSTKSVLDFLNGLASKARPLAEKELRELQVFASSKGLDKLESHDVAFYSELLKKETLHFNEEEYRPYFEKEKLVAGGFQFLEKLLGIQFKLINVDVWEPTVQVFELSRNNSPFARLYVDLEARQDKKGGAWMHNWHSRHKTDGTTILPTAFIVGNFPPSLPDNPSLLRHNDVVTFFHEMGHALHHLMTVIEEPFVSGINGVEWDAVEFPSQFLENFAYEREALKFFAYHYKTGEPIPDSMIQKLIDTKNFQSAMGVVRQLEFAIFDLKIHKECPDEEGVQKILDSVRKEVAVLIPPAYNKFQNGFSHIFAGGYAAGYYSYKWAELLSANAFFRFVDNGIFDSKLSESYCENILFKGGSEPAMDLFRKFYGKDPDINPLLRLLGLAA from the coding sequence ATGTCATTTCCAGAGTTTAGATCAGACAATTTAGATAACAAGAAAATTAACTTCTTGGATAAAGTTAAGTCCAATAAAGATGAATTAGAAAGACTACTTGCCTTAGACCAAATCGATTACGAAAATTTTCTAGTTCCCTATCAGAAAATGAATCATGATCTTGATGTAATATTTACTGAGATCTCTCACCTCAATTCCGTCAAAAACTCGAAAGAAACACAAGCGATTTATACTGAACTACTTCCCATCATATCTGATTATTACACTACTCTATCTCAAGACAAGAGAATTCTCGCTGCCTATGAATCTGCACTAACAAAGAACGTATCAAAACTCAATCAGGCTCGCTTAAAAGTATTGAATGATGGAATTCGAGACTTCAAACTGAGCGGTGTTGACTTGCCTAGCGAACAAAAAGATAGACTAAAAGCCATAAATATTCGATTATCAGAATGTTCTAATCAATTCTCTCAAAATATTCTAGATGCAACCAATAGCTATGAAAAAATAATCACGGATCCAAAAGATGTGGAAGGAATTCCCGAATCTGACTTACGAGCGGCTACAGTAAGCGACAATCAATACAAGTTTACCTTACAAATCCCAAGCTATATGGCTTACATGACTTATGGACCCAATCGATCTATTCGTGAAGAACTTTACCGAGCGTATACAACAAGAGCTCCGCAGAATGGTGCTCTCATCGAAGAGATACTCCAATTAAAAAAGGAATTAGCTAGCTTGCTTGGATTTTCCGATTATTCTGAATATTCACTTGCGGTAAAAATGGCAGACTCAACAAAATCTGTTTTGGATTTTTTGAATGGGCTTGCGAGCAAAGCAAGACCGTTAGCTGAGAAAGAATTGCGTGAATTGCAAGTTTTCGCATCATCCAAAGGATTGGACAAATTAGAATCTCATGATGTGGCTTTCTACTCGGAGCTTCTTAAAAAAGAGACTTTGCATTTCAATGAAGAAGAATATAGACCCTACTTTGAAAAGGAAAAATTAGTTGCAGGTGGATTCCAATTCTTAGAGAAGCTACTTGGAATTCAATTCAAATTGATCAATGTCGATGTCTGGGAACCAACAGTTCAAGTTTTTGAACTTTCAAGAAATAACAGCCCTTTTGCGAGACTCTATGTTGACTTGGAAGCGAGGCAAGACAAAAAAGGTGGAGCGTGGATGCACAACTGGCATTCGCGTCACAAAACTGATGGTACAACAATTTTACCTACAGCATTTATAGTTGGTAATTTTCCACCATCTTTACCTGATAACCCTTCCCTATTAAGGCATAATGATGTCGTAACTTTTTTCCACGAAATGGGACATGCGCTTCATCATTTAATGACCGTTATAGAAGAACCATTTGTAAGTGGAATCAATGGTGTGGAATGGGATGCTGTTGAATTTCCGTCTCAGTTTTTGGAAAATTTTGCATACGAGAGAGAAGCACTAAAGTTTTTTGCATATCACTATAAAACCGGTGAACCAATTCCCGATTCAATGATACAAAAATTAATCGATACTAAGAATTTTCAATCGGCTATGGGAGTTGTAAGACAACTTGAATTTGCAATTTTTGATTTAAAAATTCATAAGGAATGTCCAGACGAGGAAGGTGTTCAGAAAATTCTTGATTCTGTTCGCAAGGAAGTTGCAGTTCTAATTCCACCAGCTTATAATAAATTTCAGAACGGCTTTTCGCATATTTTCGCTGGTGGTTATGCTGCCGGATACTATTCGTATAAATGGGCGGAACTTTTGAGTGCTAATGCTTTCTTTCGTTTCGTAGACAATGGAATTTTTGATTCCAAATTGAGCGAGTCCTATTGTGAAAATATTTTATTTAAAGGTGGTTCGGAACCAGCTATGGATTTGTTTCGAAAATTTTATGGAAAAGATCCAGATATCAATCCGTTGCTTCGCTTATTGGGCCTAGCAGCATAG
- a CDS encoding alpha/beta hydrolase, protein MFNQCASFPKERGGSYLETEHWHRYQRFLPESMKYKADLLPREEYWAWKNHSVHLDRYIRKNADCKIILVHGAGGNGRVLGPIAVPLLTDTNCDIISPDFPGYGLTVVPSDAKTKYEDWVELLSDLMDKERIHGQKLYLFGLSIGGMLSYHAAARNKQLDGLIVTTLADLRDPKVKDAASSNLFLSRIGIPLNSIFYWLTDPIHLPIRYLSKMELITNDPDFSEVFETDPYAGGGKVSMRFLRTFMSYSPEINPEDFTICPVLMVHPSLDPWTPYELSKEFYDKLKSTKGVILLDGAGHLPYEEPGRTQMYKEIIKFISDVNTSVIE, encoded by the coding sequence ATGTTTAACCAATGTGCGAGCTTCCCCAAAGAAAGAGGTGGTAGCTATTTAGAAACGGAACATTGGCATAGATATCAAAGATTTTTACCTGAGTCCATGAAATACAAAGCTGATTTGCTTCCAAGAGAAGAATACTGGGCATGGAAGAATCACTCAGTTCACTTGGACAGATATATTCGAAAAAATGCAGATTGTAAAATCATTTTGGTTCATGGAGCTGGGGGAAATGGAAGAGTGCTTGGGCCAATCGCAGTTCCGCTTTTGACGGATACAAATTGTGATATTATTTCACCAGATTTTCCCGGTTATGGCTTAACAGTAGTTCCATCCGACGCAAAAACCAAGTATGAAGATTGGGTTGAACTACTTTCCGACCTCATGGATAAAGAAAGAATACATGGTCAGAAGTTATATCTATTCGGTCTAAGTATTGGCGGTATGCTATCATACCATGCAGCTGCAAGAAATAAACAATTAGATGGCTTGATTGTTACTACACTTGCAGACTTGAGAGATCCGAAAGTAAAAGATGCTGCTTCATCCAATCTATTCTTGAGTCGCATTGGAATTCCTTTGAACTCAATATTTTATTGGCTAACGGATCCAATTCATCTTCCAATAAGGTATCTTAGCAAAATGGAATTGATCACCAATGATCCTGATTTCTCAGAGGTATTTGAAACGGATCCTTACGCTGGTGGTGGTAAAGTATCAATGAGATTTCTGCGTACTTTCATGTCGTATTCTCCTGAAATAAATCCAGAAGACTTTACAATATGTCCAGTTCTAATGGTTCATCCCAGCTTAGATCCTTGGACACCTTACGAACTTAGTAAAGAATTTTATGACAAATTAAAGTCTACTAAGGGAGTGATACTACTCGACGGTGCGGGACATCTTCCCTATGAAGAACCCGGAAGAACGCAAATGTATAAGGAAATAATAAAATTCATATCTGATGTGAATACATCCGTTATTGAGTAA
- the mreD gene encoding rod shape-determining protein MreD translates to MIFEKLIIGLGIFLCHFLNGSNIFELGGSFKPDFMMVFVIFFALRKGSFYGIWVGFLGGLLTDSGLGGETGADQVIYYKIGLHSFTYSILGYAIGRFTKNAYNENYLSITIYTFVFTLLSRIILYIMFSIFFHDNANYSFLSTTIYTSILSPVLFFLLTWIYRLDPDEGKV, encoded by the coding sequence ATGATTTTTGAAAAACTAATTATTGGCTTAGGAATTTTTCTCTGCCATTTTCTGAATGGTTCCAATATATTTGAATTAGGTGGATCCTTTAAGCCAGACTTCATGATGGTATTTGTAATTTTCTTTGCACTCCGAAAAGGTTCATTCTATGGAATATGGGTTGGATTTCTCGGTGGATTGCTAACCGATTCTGGATTAGGTGGAGAAACAGGCGCCGATCAAGTAATCTATTATAAGATAGGACTCCATTCGTTCACATATTCTATCCTAGGTTATGCGATTGGTAGATTCACGAAAAATGCGTACAATGAAAATTATCTGTCTATCACGATTTATACTTTTGTCTTCACCTTACTGAGTCGAATTATATTGTATATTATGTTCAGTATTTTCTTTCACGATAATGCGAATTATTCTTTCCTATCGACAACAATATATACAAGTATTCTATCTCCCGTTTTGTTCTTCTTACTGACCTGGATCTATCGCCTAGACCCAGATGAGGGTAAAGTATGA
- a CDS encoding helix-turn-helix transcriptional regulator, with translation MKLSKIHSKNTEYALSYLGSTIRIYRKNKKMSESELCQRAGISRATLQKIEKGDPGSRIGTVFEIAFLVGIQLLADNNPKSLMELSQDSKKILNLLPKRIVKKEKKVYEDF, from the coding sequence ATGAAACTAAGCAAGATCCATTCAAAAAATACAGAATATGCGCTTAGCTATCTTGGATCGACAATTAGAATCTATCGAAAAAACAAAAAAATGAGCGAATCTGAACTCTGCCAAAGGGCTGGAATTTCTCGGGCAACATTGCAGAAAATTGAAAAAGGAGACCCAGGCAGTCGTATAGGGACAGTTTTTGAAATCGCTTTCTTAGTCGGAATCCAACTGCTTGCTGATAATAATCCAAAATCTTTAATGGAGCTATCGCAAGATTCTAAAAAAATATTGAACCTTCTACCGAAGCGAATTGTAAAAAAAGAAAAAAAGGTTTATGAAGATTTCTAA
- the mrdA gene encoding penicillin-binding protein 2, with protein sequence MNYSRSSSEHKLEASFRNRLYFFSGLVVITLFIFILQLVNLQLIQGSENAIKAERFVRKSESILAARGQIYDRNFLTPETSNPLVSNSAALDLILNTNLLKNDPKRVRAFIEEFCKYLSIPKSYYEKELQQDRLVRKIRSREPFILLEGISKAQQERISVFDNINKYVQMVPSPTRIYNMGPALAHVTGYLGKPNREDILDKDIKSYQYVGKGGLESVYDTILRGTDGYRIQKRSTEGNIEEERIIEHAQSGNNLILTIDQEMQIAAYRALKGTRGTVIAIKPTTGEVLALASNPSFDPNILSGKNRQERINHYKQVIDNKGLLNLAIQSKFPPASTYKTLVALAALESEHKIQYDPSTEFHCDGKFTLKSTFAGVPDQVFRCWENRGHGTNDLAHAIEKSCSVYFYNLGYKLGSESILSYSRLFGLDKKSEIDLPGETVGFIPSSEWKKRTYGTKWFDGDTINLSIGQGFISTTPISITLFYSAIVNGGKVYQPFIVSEVRNPIDNSIIQRTEPKVIRDIPLKKSTVEAIKYGLELVGISGTASYVMNQPNMPEVAGKTGTAQTRRRGASRTNHAWFMGYAPANAPPDKQVLVGVFVEFGVGGSAGAAPVAREVFKAAFPPGSFPKSDRGRGKIMKEETPIDTEETEI encoded by the coding sequence ATGAATTACTCAAGATCCTCCAGCGAACACAAACTGGAAGCATCTTTTCGAAATAGATTGTATTTCTTCTCTGGGCTTGTTGTTATAACACTTTTTATATTCATTCTCCAATTGGTGAATCTTCAATTGATTCAAGGATCTGAGAACGCTATTAAAGCTGAACGATTTGTACGAAAGTCGGAATCCATTCTTGCAGCACGAGGTCAGATATACGATAGGAATTTTCTCACGCCTGAGACAAGTAATCCGTTAGTTTCCAATTCTGCAGCACTTGATCTAATCCTCAATACGAATCTACTTAAGAATGATCCGAAGCGTGTTCGTGCCTTCATTGAAGAATTCTGCAAATACCTTTCCATACCTAAGTCCTACTACGAAAAAGAATTACAACAAGACCGTTTGGTTCGAAAAATTCGATCTAGAGAACCATTTATTCTATTGGAAGGAATCTCTAAGGCACAACAAGAACGTATTTCTGTTTTTGATAATATCAATAAATATGTTCAGATGGTTCCCTCACCTACAAGGATTTATAATATGGGTCCAGCCCTTGCCCATGTTACCGGATATCTTGGTAAACCTAACAGAGAAGATATACTCGACAAGGATATAAAATCTTACCAATATGTTGGTAAAGGTGGATTGGAAAGTGTATACGATACAATTCTTAGAGGAACTGATGGATATCGAATTCAGAAAAGATCAACTGAGGGCAATATCGAAGAAGAACGTATCATTGAACATGCACAATCTGGAAATAATTTAATTCTCACTATTGATCAAGAAATGCAGATCGCAGCCTACAGAGCTCTAAAAGGAACAAGAGGAACTGTTATCGCAATCAAACCGACAACGGGTGAAGTTTTAGCTCTTGCGTCCAATCCAAGTTTTGATCCGAACATATTGTCCGGAAAAAATCGCCAAGAGAGAATCAATCATTATAAACAAGTCATTGATAATAAGGGTCTTCTTAATCTAGCAATTCAATCCAAATTTCCACCCGCATCAACTTATAAGACGTTAGTTGCCTTAGCAGCTTTAGAGAGCGAACATAAAATCCAATATGATCCTTCTACAGAATTCCATTGTGATGGTAAATTTACACTCAAGTCAACATTTGCAGGTGTTCCAGACCAAGTCTTTCGCTGCTGGGAGAATCGTGGTCATGGAACGAATGATTTAGCACATGCAATTGAGAAATCTTGCTCTGTTTATTTCTATAATTTAGGATATAAACTGGGCTCCGAATCTATTCTATCTTACTCAAGACTTTTTGGTTTGGATAAAAAATCCGAAATTGATCTTCCTGGTGAAACAGTTGGATTTATTCCAAGCTCAGAATGGAAGAAGAGAACATACGGAACGAAATGGTTCGACGGAGATACAATCAATTTATCGATAGGTCAAGGATTTATTTCGACAACCCCAATTTCTATCACTCTCTTCTATTCAGCAATCGTCAATGGTGGAAAAGTTTACCAACCATTTATTGTATCCGAAGTTCGTAATCCAATTGATAACTCAATCATCCAGAGAACAGAACCAAAAGTAATCCGCGATATTCCACTCAAAAAATCAACAGTCGAAGCTATAAAATACGGATTAGAATTAGTTGGTATATCAGGAACAGCATCCTATGTAATGAATCAACCGAATATGCCAGAAGTTGCGGGTAAGACGGGAACTGCACAGACAAGGAGACGTGGTGCCTCTAGAACAAACCACGCTTGGTTTATGGGATATGCACCAGCCAATGCCCCACCCGACAAACAAGTACTAGTTGGAGTTTTCGTAGAATTTGGAGTGGGTGGATCTGCTGGAGCTGCCCCTGTTGCACGTGAAGTATTTAAAGCCGCATTTCCTCCAGGTTCTTTTCCCAAATCTGACCGTGGGCGCGGCAAAATCATGAAAGAGGAAACTCCAATTGACACAGAGGAGACAGAAATATAA
- a CDS encoding TetR/AcrR family transcriptional regulator gives MSDKIEKNYNIIMESFIKLLDSKSYDRISIQEIAKLSSMTRVNFYNYFIDKDDLLWKTFKYLYLEVEEKVEKLDPITHLSEGKPLTFYYFEWIKKYRYFFRSLFVNGMPYSFQAKFLDYIRDESFRTHEQLRSRYAGKIPYIRINQYLTGALFNFTRELLTEEEDWDSLALSQFFTNLALPGILSQLNPNKNV, from the coding sequence ATGTCAGATAAAATAGAAAAAAATTACAATATAATCATGGAATCTTTTATAAAACTTTTAGATAGCAAATCTTATGATCGTATTTCTATTCAAGAAATTGCCAAACTATCTAGTATGACTAGAGTAAATTTCTACAATTATTTTATTGATAAAGATGATTTACTTTGGAAAACATTTAAATATCTATATCTTGAGGTAGAGGAAAAAGTTGAAAAGCTTGATCCCATAACGCATTTGAGTGAAGGCAAGCCTCTAACTTTTTATTACTTCGAATGGATCAAGAAATACAGATACTTTTTTAGATCACTTTTTGTTAATGGGATGCCATATTCCTTTCAAGCGAAGTTCTTGGACTATATCCGTGATGAGAGTTTTAGAACTCATGAACAATTAAGAAGTCGTTACGCTGGTAAAATTCCGTATATTCGTATCAATCAATATTTGACAGGTGCATTGTTCAATTTTACTAGAGAGTTATTAACTGAAGAAGAAGATTGGGACTCACTTGCGCTGAGTCAATTTTTTACAAATTTGGCACTACCAGGAATATTGAGTCAACTGAATCCAAATAAAAACGTATGA
- a CDS encoding thiol-disulfide oxidoreductase DCC family protein produces MEDYERKRIVIFDSDCNLCNFFVNFCIERDPDFNLHFAPIRSPLIQDILLNIEPRKNLTGIDIEKLRALNPSTDPTTILFYEDGFLYSKSHAVFRIANHLNGIIRILKFFRWIPDFITNTIYYLVAKYRYRLFGRSSTCRIPQPEDGIRFID; encoded by the coding sequence ATGGAAGATTATGAACGCAAACGAATTGTAATTTTTGATTCCGACTGTAATTTATGTAATTTTTTTGTGAACTTTTGTATAGAACGCGATCCTGATTTCAATTTACATTTTGCGCCGATTCGTTCTCCACTCATTCAAGATATTTTACTTAACATTGAGCCAAGGAAAAATCTTACTGGAATCGACATAGAAAAACTCAGAGCCCTAAATCCAAGCACGGATCCAACAACAATTCTTTTCTATGAAGATGGATTTTTATACTCCAAATCGCATGCAGTATTCCGAATTGCAAATCATCTAAATGGAATTATACGAATATTGAAATTTTTCAGATGGATACCTGATTTTATCACAAACACAATCTACTATCTTGTCGCAAAATATCGATACAGATTGTTCGGCAGATCTTCGACATGTCGAATCCCTCAGCCAGAAGATGGAATTCGGTTTATTGATTGA